From Argopecten irradians isolate NY chromosome 12, Ai_NY, whole genome shotgun sequence, one genomic window encodes:
- the LOC138336778 gene encoding deoxyribonuclease-1-like encodes MMFRLIATLVVTCYVMHVCTASAIRSAHDQKGSRSTGFLDISAFNIKTFGASKMSDPEIAEIIKNIVLEYDLILIQEIRDITNVSFTKLLSMLNAEEPYGMIISQRLGRSSYKEQYAYFYRESSLELMASHQYSDPDDLFEREPFSALFRSKQSSQTFVVSGLHAKPAAAVIEIGLMAEVYDDVLNEFNNPNVILMGDFNADCSYARKEELEPLRFYSDNTFRWLTPWEADTTTSQNTDCAYDRLVVTGDLRYAVADSYVYHFEDTYNLSFDEMWAVSDHYPVSMRLEI; translated from the exons ATGATGTTTCGACTGATTGCGACACTGGTGGTCACGTGCTATGTCATGCACGTGTGTACCGCTTCCGCTATAAGGTCTGCGCATGATCAGAAGGGATCCCGGTCGACGGGGTTTCTTGATATTTCTGCTTTCAACATCAAGACCTTTGGTGCATCCAAGATGAGTGACCCTGAAATTGCAGAGATCATAAAAAAT atcGTCCTGGAGTATGACTTGATTTTGATCCAGGAAATTCGTGATATCACCAACGTATCCTTCACAAAACTTCTCAGTATGTTGAATGC GGAGGAGCCATATGGAATGATAATAAGCCAGCGACTTGGAAGGTCATCTTACAAGGAGCAGTACGCTTATTTTTACAG GGAATCCTCCCTCGAACTCATGGCCAGTCACCAGTACTCCGATCCAGACGATTTGTTTGAGCGTGAGCCGTTCAGTGCGTTATTCCGGTCAAAACAGAGCTCTCAGA CCTTTGTTGTTTCGGGACTGCACGCCAAACCTGCTGCAGCTGTAATAGAAATCGGACTGATGGCAGAAGTATATGACGATGTCCTGAATGAATTCAACAATCCG AATGTTATCCTTATGGGAGATTTCAACGCCGACTGCTCTTACGCCCGGAAAGAGGAACTCGAGCCACTTCGTTTCTATTCCGACAACACATTCCGATGGCTAACACCTTGGGAGGCAGACACGACAACTTCACAAAACACCGACTGTGCATATGACAG ACTTGTTGTTACTGGAGATTTGAGATATGCCGTAGCAGATTCATATGTGTACCATTTTGAGGATACCTACAACCTAAGTTTTGACGAG ATGTGGGCGGTCAGCGATCACTATCCTGTGTCTATGCGTCTCGAAATCTGA